CTGCGTGAAACGAGGAAAGCCCCCGCATATCGGTCACCCGAAGAAGAACCTAACCCTGCACGACACTCCCGCTCTGCACTTCCGTCGTGCCCGCGATCCAGCCGTCCAGCAGCTCGATGACCCGGTGGCCGTACGCGGCATTCTGCTCCGAGTGCGTGACCTGCACGATCGTGGTGCCCTCGTCGTTCAGTTTGCGGAACAGCTCCATGATCTCGCGGGCCTGCGCGGAGTGCAGGTTGCCGGTCGGCTCGTCTGCCAGGATGAGTCGCGGGGATGCGACGACCGCGCGTGCAACCGCGACCAGCTGCTGCTGCCCGCCGGAGAGCTGGTTCGGAAAGAGGTCCTTCTTGCCGACGATCTGGAAACGATCCAGCACGTCGGCCACGATCGCCTGCCGTTCGCTGCGCGGGACGTTCCGGTACGACAGCGGGATCTCGAGGTTCTCGTAGACGGTCAGGTTGTCCAGCAGGTGGTACTGCTGAAAGACGAAGCCGATGTTCCGCTTGTTCAGGTCGGCGCGCTGCCGGAGATTCATCCGGTGCACCGCCTCGTCCCCGAACCAGTACTCGCCGCTCCACTCCGCGTCCAGCAGCCCGAGAATGCCGAGCAGCGTCGACTTCCCTGCACCGGACGGGCCCATGATCGTCACGAACTCGCCCTCGCGGATGTCCAGGTCGATGCGACGCAGGACGTACATGCGCCCCGCCTTTGTGTCGAAGTGCTTCTCGATGCCGTGGAGTCTGATCATCGGATCGACGTCTCCCTCGTATTGGTCGCGCAGTTGATGGAAGGTAGCACAGGCGGGATGACAGCACGAAGGGCGCGGGACGGTGGGCTGACTTCCGGGGATCGCGGAGGATGGTGCGGGGTCGACTGTCCGGATTGCGGGTGAGTGACCCGCCGGCAACGGCGCCATCCGTCCAGCCCTGCGGATCCAGGCCCGATAATGCGCCAGGCGTGTTGTCCCAGGGCACGCCTGCCGCCCGGCAGGGCTATGAGCCCGGTTCTGCGCCAATCGTCGGAGGGTGGCAGCCACGACTGGCGCATTACAGGGCTCCGTGCCTGATACCGCGCCAAACGTCGGCACGGCCGGCAACGCGTGGCCCGCTGGAGGGTCGGAGTGATGCTGCCGGCTCCCGATGGGAGATGATGGGGGATTCTCCGCACGCTATACGCAACACGTGCTACGGTTGCATGGGCCGTCGTGCCGGGAGTTCGCCAGGAGAGCGCGCGCCTGCCCTCCCGGGACTGCGGGCGACGCGCTGCGCGGGCGCGCGCCGCCCCCCGGTGGTTCAGCGGGCGCTGAACACGATCGGTATCGCGACCCAGACCGGCACGGGTTCGTCGTCCAGCCTGGCGGGCGCGAACTTCATCTGCTTCGCGACGTTCAACGCCGCCCGGTCGAGCGCATCGTGTCCGCTCGACTTCTCGGTGCGAAGCTGGAGCACGTTGCCGTCCTCCGCAATCAGGAACCAGATCAGCGCCTCACCGCCGATGCCGGCGTCGCGCAGCAGGGGCGGGTAGTTCTCCTCGAGCGCGCGTGCGACGTCCGCGCGGTTGGTCAGCTCCGGCCGCTCATCGAAGGGCGTGAACGCCGGCGCAGACTCGAGCTCCGCCAGGGTCTTCGGGACCGCGCCCACCGGCGCGCGATACGCCTGCAGGTCGTCGGACGCCCGGGCGGGCGGAGCGGAAGGCGTGCCGGCGTCGGCGGGACGTCGCATGCGGACGTCGCCCTCCGCTTCACCGGTGCCCGCCCTGAACACGATCGGGATCGCGACCCACACCGGCGTGGGCTCGTCACGGTTCATCGCCGGCGTGAACTCCATCGTCCGCGCGACGTTCAGCGCGGCCGAATCCAGCGCGGGGTAGCCGGTCGACCTGTTGATCGCGGTGCGCGTTACCGCGCCGCTGCGATCGATGAAGAACCAGACCAGTGCTTCGCCGCCGATCCCCGCCTCGCGCAGCAGCGGCGGGTAGTTGCGTTCCAGTGCCCGTGCGACGTCGTTGCGGTTGCGCAGCTCGGGACGCGCGGTGAAGGGCGTGAACGTCGGCTCCTTCATCAGCTCGTCGTCGCTCCGGTCCGCCGCGTAGCGGTTCGACTCCAGCACACCGGCCTGCTCCACGGGGTTGACGCTGGACATCGGGTCGCGGGCGCACACCGCGAGCAGCAGCACGAACAGCGCAGCCGACGCCAGGCCGATCGCGCGTGCGAGCCTGCGTCGTCCGAGCACGCCCGGCAGCGCACGGATCCGCTCTTCCAGGAAGCTGCGCGGCTCGCCGAACGCCAGCGCGAGCGCTGCACCACGGGAGCGCTGGCGACCCACTTCAATCAGCAGCGTGCCATAGCTGCGCGCATCGCCGGACACACGCAGCACGCGGGCGTCGCAGTCCAGCTCGATCGCGAGACGCATGCGCAGAAACTGCATCCACACGAACGGATTCCACGGCGCGACCACGAGCGCCGCGAGACCCGCGGCCAGGAGCAGCGGATCATGGGCCCGCACATGCTCACGCTCGTGCAGCAGCAGCATGCGGCGCAGCTCCCGGTCGATGCCCAGCGCCCAGCCGGGCATCACGATGCGTGCGCGGCGCAGCCCGACCACCGCTGGCCCGACGTTGCCGCTCACCAGCACCTGCTCTCCTTCGACCTCTGCTTCGGTCCAGTGCCGACGGAGCCGGCGCAGCCGCAGCAGCGAGAACGTGATCAGCAGCGCCATCAGCAGCGACGTCGCGAGCCACGCATACAGCAGGATGCCACCCGGTGCCGGACCGCCGCTCGCTTGCGGTGCAATGGTGATCGGCTGGAGCCGCACCACGAATGCGGGATCGGCTGCTGCGCCGGGTGCCGCGCCCGGCCACATCCAGGCGACCAGCGGCAGCAGCAGCGAGCCGCCCAGCGCGGCCAGCCACCAGCCGCGCGCAGGCCGACCGGCGTTGCGCGCCGCGCGCTCCGCGAGCAGTGCCGCAACCGTCAGCAGGCCGGAGATGACCAGCCCGTACGCCATCCATGCGCCCGTCGTCGTCATCGCTCCTCCTCCAGCCGCTCGTCCAGCAGCCGCTTCATTCGGTCCACCTGCTCCGGCGTCAAATCCCGCTGCGCCACCAGGTGCGTCAGCAGCAGCTCCGGCGAGCCGCCGAACACCTTGCCCAGCAGCCTGCCCAGCGCGCTCTCACCCGCCGTCGCACGGTCCACCAGCGGGAGGTAGCGGTACGCGCGACCCGCCCCCTCCTCGTGGTCGACGTGCCCCTTCTCCTCCAGCGTACGCAGCACCGTGAGCACGGTCGTGTACGCCAGGTCGTCGCTCAGCCGCTCCTGCACTTCCGCCACCGTCGCACCGCCCAGCTCCCACAGCACCGCCATCACGTCCAGCTCGCGCTCCGTGAAGCTGACATCCCTGCGTCTGCGTCGTGCCATCTCGACCCCCCTGCTTGCCAGCCCGTATGAACCCGGATGCCGCCGCGCTCGACTAGTTTCCTAGTAGCTAATGCGCCGACGGCCGCCTGTCAACGATAAAATTAGTAGATGACGACACCGCAGCGGGGCAGACAATCCGTGCGCTGATGCACTGGGCCGCGCCGGACCCGCGGCGCAGAAGAGGATCTGCACTGGCGGAGGCTCCCGCGGTGCCCGATCTTTGGAGCCTCCCCGACAGACCAGGATGGAAGGCCAATGAAGGTCCTGCACGGCGCCCGGGCTGGAGCGCCGCGAAGGCACGAGCACGTTGTCAGGGGCAGGCTGCCGTGAGCGCCATCTCTGCCGGCGAGATCGAGGAGCGGCGGCGCTCGCGGCTGCACGTCGCGCTGGGCATCTTCACCCTGATCGTGGTGGCAGCGGCCCAGGCACTGCTGGATCCTGCCCTGCCGCTCGACCTGTTGTTCGTGCTGCCCGTGGCGGTGATCGCGATGGCGGGCGGGCGACCGCTCGGCGTCACCAGCGGCGTGGCGGCAGCGGTGCTGCGCTCGCTGGTCGAGCTGTGGCGTGGGCCCGGGCACGAACATCCCGCCATAGCCGTGCTGTCGTTTCTGCTCGGCGCGCTGGTGTACATGCTCACCGCGTGGTTTGCGGCGGAGATCACGACGGCAGCGCTGCGGGCGCGCGCATCTGCGCTGACCGATCCTCTCACGGGACTCGGCAACCGACGCTTCTTCGAGGACGTCGCGGAGCGGGAATTGAACCGGTCGCAGCGCTACGCCAGGCCCCTCGCGCTCGCGTTCATCAACATCGACGAT
The Longimicrobiales bacterium DNA segment above includes these coding regions:
- a CDS encoding ABC transporter ATP-binding protein, with translation MIRLHGIEKHFDTKAGRMYVLRRIDLDIREGEFVTIMGPSGAGKSTLLGILGLLDAEWSGEYWFGDEAVHRMNLRQRADLNKRNIGFVFQQYHLLDNLTVYENLEIPLSYRNVPRSERQAIVADVLDRFQIVGKKDLFPNQLSGGQQQLVAVARAVVASPRLILADEPTGNLHSAQAREIMELFRKLNDEGTTIVQVTHSEQNAAYGHRVIELLDGWIAGTTEVQSGSVVQG
- a CDS encoding M56 family metallopeptidase: MTTTGAWMAYGLVISGLLTVAALLAERAARNAGRPARGWWLAALGGSLLLPLVAWMWPGAAPGAAADPAFVVRLQPITIAPQASGGPAPGGILLYAWLATSLLMALLITFSLLRLRRLRRHWTEAEVEGEQVLVSGNVGPAVVGLRRARIVMPGWALGIDRELRRMLLLHEREHVRAHDPLLLAAGLAALVVAPWNPFVWMQFLRMRLAIELDCDARVLRVSGDARSYGTLLIEVGRQRSRGAALALAFGEPRSFLEERIRALPGVLGRRRLARAIGLASAALFVLLLAVCARDPMSSVNPVEQAGVLESNRYAADRSDDELMKEPTFTPFTARPELRNRNDVARALERNYPPLLREAGIGGEALVWFFIDRSGAVTRTAINRSTGYPALDSAALNVARTMEFTPAMNRDEPTPVWVAIPIVFRAGTGEAEGDVRMRRPADAGTPSAPPARASDDLQAYRAPVGAVPKTLAELESAPAFTPFDERPELTNRADVARALEENYPPLLRDAGIGGEALIWFLIAEDGNVLQLRTEKSSGHDALDRAALNVAKQMKFAPARLDDEPVPVWVAIPIVFSAR
- a CDS encoding BlaI/MecI/CopY family transcriptional regulator — encoded protein: MARRRRRDVSFTERELDVMAVLWELGGATVAEVQERLSDDLAYTTVLTVLRTLEEKGHVDHEEGAGRAYRYLPLVDRATAGESALGRLLGKVFGGSPELLLTHLVAQRDLTPEQVDRMKRLLDERLEEER
- a CDS encoding GGDEF domain-containing protein, whose amino-acid sequence is MSAISAGEIEERRRSRLHVALGIFTLIVVAAAQALLDPALPLDLLFVLPVAVIAMAGGRPLGVTSGVAAAVLRSLVELWRGPGHEHPAIAVLSFLLGALVYMLTAWFAAEITTAALRARASALTDPLTGLGNRRFFEDVAERELNRSQRYARPLALAFINIDDFRSVNEERGHAAGDALLRRVAQELPSGIRRSDIVARLGGDVFAVLLPETPAEGAEVAMGKLRERLRATAREGGFDVRFSVGVATLDTGATTLKALMSAADATMYAAKRTGQGLVVGDASLPVTQVDAAADPD